One Halococcus hamelinensis 100A6 DNA segment encodes these proteins:
- a CDS encoding outer membrane protein assembly factor BamB family protein: MRPRTALVVAIVLVGLVGAAVVGLTNPGGLTGQSADNGTLSELWVSTPPAALESNHHTPAAAFVDGESFVVVPINSRRGTTCRLTTLDANGTERWNRTIASEECTIHSISDPTIADFDDDGDREVIAATSAEEVVAYDLRNGSVEFRHDLSSYGYSKPLVGDLLPGAGNETVVTDLGGGVFTFAGNGSVAWQRSFGDARVRQPAIGDVDGDGEPEIAIGQLGGEAIVLERDASVAWRQAIPNASATKWMTTGQADDDAALELTFATFFGEVVTLDGANGSVEWRRNLSAQGASVRVMGDGDGDGRTEVYVVARDGVLRSFDAANGSLDWRTRLTAETNARVMPPPSLGDLDGDGDPELVAVTAAGRVLVVDPTNGETVDSYERDVPINTFSRVADVDGDGNDEIFVIYDDARVVALAYDS, from the coding sequence ATGCGTCCGCGGACCGCGTTGGTGGTGGCCATCGTTTTGGTCGGACTGGTTGGTGCGGCGGTCGTCGGATTGACGAACCCCGGTGGTCTCACCGGCCAGAGCGCCGACAACGGAACCCTCTCGGAGCTGTGGGTGAGCACTCCACCGGCAGCCCTCGAATCCAACCACCACACACCGGCGGCGGCGTTCGTCGACGGCGAATCGTTCGTCGTCGTGCCGATCAACAGCCGCCGGGGAACGACGTGTCGGCTGACGACGCTCGACGCCAACGGCACCGAACGGTGGAACCGGACCATCGCCTCCGAGGAGTGTACCATCCACTCGATCTCGGACCCGACGATCGCCGACTTCGACGACGACGGGGATCGGGAGGTGATCGCCGCAACGAGCGCCGAGGAGGTGGTCGCCTACGACCTCCGGAACGGGAGCGTCGAGTTCCGACACGACCTCTCGTCGTACGGCTACTCGAAACCGCTCGTCGGCGACCTCCTCCCAGGAGCGGGCAACGAGACGGTCGTCACCGACCTCGGTGGCGGCGTGTTCACGTTCGCGGGCAACGGTAGCGTCGCGTGGCAGCGGTCGTTCGGCGACGCCCGGGTCCGTCAACCGGCGATCGGGGACGTCGACGGCGACGGCGAGCCCGAGATCGCCATCGGACAGTTGGGTGGCGAGGCGATCGTGCTCGAACGCGATGCCAGCGTAGCGTGGCGGCAAGCGATACCGAACGCGAGCGCCACGAAGTGGATGACGACCGGCCAGGCCGACGACGACGCCGCGCTCGAACTCACCTTCGCGACCTTCTTCGGCGAGGTGGTCACGCTCGACGGCGCGAACGGGTCGGTCGAGTGGCGGCGGAACCTCAGTGCGCAGGGGGCGTCGGTCCGTGTGATGGGCGACGGCGATGGCGACGGTCGAACGGAGGTCTACGTGGTCGCGCGGGACGGCGTGCTCCGGAGTTTCGACGCCGCGAACGGGAGTCTCGACTGGCGAACCAGACTCACGGCCGAGACGAACGCGCGGGTGATGCCGCCGCCGAGCCTCGGCGACCTCGATGGCGACGGCGACCCCGAACTCGTCGCCGTGACCGCCGCCGGACGGGTCCTCGTCGTCGATCCGACGAACGGCGAAACGGTCGATTCGTACGAGCGCGACGTCCCGATCAACACCTTCTCGCGGGTCGCTGACGTCGACGGTGACGGCAACGACGAGATATTCGTGATCTACGACGACGCGCGGGTGGTCGCGCTCGCGTACGACTCGTAG
- a CDS encoding outer membrane protein assembly factor BamB family protein, which translates to MTLSLGGAAVYGFTAGGGGGGLQTLWVSDTAQPVLSNHHAPAAGRIDGQSVVYAPISGNYSSDQCAFVALDGTTGDQIWNYSIPLKNCTIHSVADPAIADVNQDGTKEVLVETTENRVHGFEGLSGQRLFSYNLTSYGYTKPIVADFVEGEGKEIIAVDTNGTAIVIHPNGTVAWRQHVSGYVNSQPALADFSGDGTTELAVGFGANALVVFDADGAVEWSRSSPLNSTITWMATGQTDEDPPTEIVVANTKGQVVVFDGAEGEIEWKRDFGDFSAVRSLEDGDRDGQPELYVVARDGKLRSLNATTGATEWTTTLDTGDIQVVPAPSLGDVDGDGRPELVSVTNGGVVSVIDPRTGDVLGSYERDVPIWDHPQLADTDGDGADEIYVMYGDGRVAALSAGRAPD; encoded by the coding sequence GTGACCCTATCGCTCGGCGGCGCTGCCGTCTATGGATTCACGGCGGGCGGAGGTGGCGGCGGACTGCAGACGCTCTGGGTCAGTGATACTGCACAGCCAGTGCTCTCCAACCATCACGCACCGGCCGCTGGACGGATCGACGGCCAGTCGGTCGTCTACGCGCCGATCAGTGGGAACTACAGCTCCGACCAATGTGCGTTCGTGGCGCTCGATGGGACGACCGGGGACCAGATATGGAACTATTCCATCCCCCTGAAGAACTGTACGATTCATTCAGTTGCAGACCCAGCAATAGCAGACGTGAACCAGGATGGTACCAAGGAAGTGCTCGTCGAAACGACCGAGAACAGAGTCCACGGATTCGAGGGACTATCTGGTCAACGACTCTTCAGCTATAACCTCACGTCCTATGGGTACACCAAACCGATTGTAGCGGACTTCGTCGAGGGTGAGGGCAAGGAGATCATCGCAGTCGACACCAATGGAACGGCCATCGTGATCCACCCGAATGGAACGGTGGCATGGCGACAGCATGTGTCCGGTTACGTGAATTCACAGCCCGCACTCGCGGACTTCTCCGGCGACGGCACCACGGAGCTGGCGGTCGGTTTTGGAGCCAATGCTCTCGTTGTGTTCGACGCCGACGGAGCCGTCGAGTGGAGTCGGTCTTCACCGCTGAATTCGACCATCACGTGGATGGCGACTGGGCAGACTGACGAGGATCCGCCTACTGAGATCGTCGTCGCCAACACGAAGGGGCAGGTAGTCGTCTTCGATGGGGCCGAAGGGGAGATCGAGTGGAAACGTGACTTCGGGGACTTCTCCGCGGTCCGTTCCCTCGAAGACGGGGACCGAGACGGGCAGCCGGAACTCTACGTCGTCGCACGTGACGGAAAGCTCAGAAGTCTCAACGCAACCACCGGGGCAACCGAATGGACGACGACCCTCGACACCGGTGATATCCAGGTCGTACCGGCACCGAGCCTGGGTGACGTCGATGGGGATGGACGACCAGAGCTCGTCTCGGTAACGAACGGTGGAGTCGTTTCGGTCATCGACCCACGGACCGGCGACGTTCTCGGGTCATACGAGCGTGACGTCCCGATCTGGGACCATCCACAGTTGGCGGATACGGACGGGGATGGAGCCGACGAAATATACGTGATGTACGGCGATGGTCGTGTCGCGGCGCTCTCCGCAGGTCGTGCACCCGATTGA
- a CDS encoding outer membrane protein assembly factor BamB family protein, which produces MQVRTGLVAAVVVVALAGAAVVGYDTVTASSGTLTEEWVSDTPRPNQVNHHPVAAVRTGGQTFIAAPVSSVAGTPDAKCALVMLDSTGTTDWERTIRNRSCATHGIGDPTIADFDGNGELDVLIPTTENVLYGYDANDGTETLRFDLTSFGYSAPAVFAEPVRETVVADFDGSVFAVRPNETVAWQDQVAAGVTADTKKADFDGDGGPEVAVSAPGNVTLYEPNGTLVWERSVYAAFAVSGSVEGEQTLFVATGDGVVALDGTTGATEWRWNTSNNRPAIHALGDGDGDGAKEIYVTTGGGNLDALSARTGEVEWHADLSTEDSVAPPPDLGDLDGDGEPELVTVTNSGAVSVRDPANGNRLASYERDVAVWTHPTLVDLDGDGTEEVLVMYGDGRVVALSYDS; this is translated from the coding sequence ATGCAGGTGCGGACCGGGCTGGTCGCGGCCGTCGTCGTCGTCGCACTCGCTGGGGCGGCGGTGGTCGGCTACGATACGGTTACAGCGTCCAGCGGAACGCTCACCGAGGAGTGGGTGAGCGACACCCCACGGCCGAACCAAGTCAACCACCATCCCGTGGCCGCGGTCCGTACTGGAGGGCAGACGTTCATCGCAGCCCCGGTGAGTTCGGTCGCTGGCACGCCTGACGCGAAGTGCGCACTCGTCATGCTCGATAGTACTGGGACGACCGACTGGGAGCGGACCATCCGGAACCGGTCGTGTGCCACCCACGGCATCGGCGACCCGACGATCGCGGATTTCGACGGTAACGGTGAGCTGGACGTGCTCATACCCACGACCGAGAACGTGCTCTACGGCTACGACGCGAACGACGGAACCGAAACCCTCCGCTTCGACCTCACTTCGTTCGGGTACAGCGCGCCTGCAGTGTTCGCCGAACCGGTCCGTGAAACCGTCGTCGCGGACTTCGACGGCTCGGTGTTCGCGGTACGGCCGAACGAAACCGTCGCGTGGCAGGACCAGGTCGCGGCCGGCGTGACCGCCGACACGAAGAAAGCGGACTTCGACGGCGACGGCGGTCCGGAGGTCGCCGTCAGCGCGCCGGGAAACGTCACGCTCTACGAACCGAACGGAACCCTCGTCTGGGAGCGCTCGGTCTACGCCGCCTTCGCCGTCAGCGGGTCGGTCGAAGGGGAGCAGACGCTGTTCGTCGCCACCGGGGACGGCGTCGTGGCGCTCGACGGGACGACGGGGGCGACGGAGTGGCGCTGGAACACCTCGAACAACCGGCCCGCGATCCACGCGCTCGGCGACGGCGACGGGGATGGAGCGAAGGAGATCTACGTCACGACTGGCGGCGGAAACCTCGATGCGCTCTCGGCGCGAACCGGCGAGGTCGAGTGGCACGCGGACCTCTCGACGGAGGATTCGGTCGCCCCGCCGCCCGACCTCGGTGACCTCGACGGCGACGGTGAGCCGGAACTCGTGACCGTAACGAACAGTGGGGCCGTCTCGGTGCGTGACCCGGCGAACGGAAATCGTCTCGCGTCCTACGAGCGTGACGTCGCCGTCTGGACGCATCCGACGCTCGTCGACCTCGATGGCGATGGGACCGAGGAGGTACTGGTGATGTACGGCGACGGGCGGGTGGTGGCGCTCTCGTACGATTCGTAG